The Episyrphus balteatus chromosome 3, idEpiBalt1.1, whole genome shotgun sequence genome segment aGAGGGATCAACATTTTCCGAATTCTCATCGTTATGTATTGTGGGTTTTGTGCTCTTGACAAGGTTGTTATGTTTCGAATTAGATACATTTTCTTCGGAATCTTTGCAAGTTAAACACTCTTCAGAATCCTCTCTGATTTCTGGTTCAAATTCTGAGGTTAACCCGGAATTTATtcctttcaaaattctttttttgcatttgtgaCAACATTTAGTAAGGCTGTCTTTTATGGATTCCATCATACCGTTCATGGAATTCACTGACGGATTCAATAACTGACCACCTAAGTAGTCTTGAACTGTTGTCTCGGCAATTTCTGTAAATGGATCGGAATATCGCAAAGGAGATTTGAATCCTTTTGCTGTAGCTGGAAATTGATTGTAATTTTCAATTGGTGCTGATGGTACTTGGTATTGAGCTTGCGCTAAAGCCGGCTGTTGATAGAAGTAGGCAGGGTTATTTACAACTGGAATATTAGGTTGAATAACAGAATTTCTGGGTTGTGCATCGTATCTTGGTGGAAAATTCTGTAGAGGAACTGATTGAACGTTTGGAATTCCGTATACAGGAGCATCTATTCTTCGTCCTTGTGGTAAGATTCCAAAGTTCTGTTGCATACCATTACCATAGGTTTGTTCAGGATTGCTATAATGCGGTACACTATAACCTCTTGAAGTTGGGATATTGCTTATGTAAGGACTGGAATACGAACTTGGAACAGTGTGAATTGTTTCATTCTGAGCTGTGCCTGGGTAAAAATTTCCATTATTATATGGAGATTCAACATTCTCAACAGTATACAATGGAGTTTGGGAAGGCCATTGGTTTTGGTACATTTGCAAATTAGTATTTGGATTTTGAGGCCTCATTGGCGCTTGGCTAATTTCCTGATTATGCATAATTGTTTGACCCATTCCCTCATTGTGTACGACTGTTTGACCCGGAGTACCGTCCACCTCTATTGGTTCGGAATTAGCTCTATACAAAGCTTCTTGTATAGATTGTGAATTTAAACGCATTAAGGCTTCGGCAGGATCTTCATTCGGCTGCAAAGTTATCTCCTTTAAGTTGTCTTTATAACCTTCCCTGAGTTTCTGTAAGGAAGATGCTGGAATTCTTTCAAACGGAGAATAGCTTGGGCTTCCACCATATGATACCTGACGTTTTGATCGACGATCATTTTTCAAAGATGAAATACTCCGTTTTGACCTACACACACTTTTATTACCTAATTCAGGAAGTGTTATTGAAACTTGACGCCTTGATCTATATGATTGGGCTCTATAATCTGAATAAGGATTTTTATAGCTTAAACTACTCTTACTTGCTAACCTTGACGCTTTATCTGCTGGTGAAAGTTGTTCAGTGATTGTTCTTTCATTTTGATTTCCACTGTCTTCTGAGTTAGTTTCTGCTAGTTGATTCTGGGGCGATTCGCTTGAATAggacaacatttttgtttcatctacGTGCTGAAGGATTTTTGGATAAGTGTGAACAATGGTACTACTGCTATAGGGGTTTGGATCTTGGTGCTtgtttatattctaaaaaatcGTCGCCTGTTAATGATATGGAGGCATGttgtgtaaaaacaacaaaatggaTGGATATTAGTACGATGAATGTGTGCAATTTGGACGGAGGGGATTATATTAAGATTAGGCAGGGAATTTGTGTGTGTGGGATGCGGATGAAATTGTATATTGAACAGAAATTTTGAACTTACCGTTGGGTTTTCTCCCATTTCAGCTGTGCGATATCCACCACCATGACCACCACCATAACTGCTGCCATGTCCTGCACCATAGCCGGCACTATGACCTGAACCATAACTGCTACCATGTCCTGAACTGTAGCCACCACTATGGCCTCCTCCATAGCCACCACCATGACCTGATCCATAGCCGCCACTATGACCTCCACTATGGCCGCCGCCATAGCCTCCAGAACTTCCACCATAACCACCACCGTGACTTCCATAACTCTGTTCACCATAGCTTCCAGTACTATAGCCTGACCCTGATCCATACCCAGCAGAACCTCCACCATAGCCAGCAGAACCTCCACCGTAGCCAGCAGAACCACCACCATAACCGCTACCTGAGCCATAGCTTGAACCTACCCCGTAGCCACCTCCATGGCCACCTCCATAGCCTCCAGAGCCCGAAGTGTAGACGTTATAGTTATGAGTTTCATAATGAGCGCCAGAGGTTGGTCttgatttcaataaaactgatcGACCATGAGAAAGCAAATTAGGGGAATGCATTTTGATATTAACTCCAAATAAATTACCTTTTTTAAAGAAACGAGCATTATCTTCAGTTTGTGGTCCCATCTCCGATACTATCGGATGCTGATCTTCCTTCATGTCCAGTTTGCCTTCATCGGAAACGGTTAGGCCTTCAGTTCTCTGTTGTGTTTGAATAGTGTGATCCATAGTTTGATGGGTCATCTGACGGGGCTTAAGTTCTTCAAGAATAGATGGATCGACTGGCATCCATTGCTGCTCCTGAATCCATTGTCTTGGCTCCTGTTGCGGTATGATTTCTTGTTGAataatcatttgttgttgctgcggTTGTTCTTGAATCCACTGACGCGGTATTTGGTGCATTGATGGTTGTTCTTGAACCCATTGTCGTGGTTCTTGTTGTATCATTGTTTGTTGTTGACTGGTCGGGTTTTGTTGCTGCATAACCGGTTGTTGTTGCATCATAGGTGTATGCTCATGAGGAGCTTGTCGTGGATCTTGAATAGGCATTATTGGAGTTTGTTGTGGTGTTTGAATCATCATTTGACGAGGCTCTTGAAGTGTTGTTATACCCTGTTGCATCATAGGCATTTGTTGCATTGTCATTTGAGAAATTTCCTCACGTGGCTGTTGTACTGAAACAGGTTGCATTTGAACTGGGTTCATTTGGCGGGATCGCTGCTGTTGATCCTGCATTTGCATCGTTCTCTCCTGCTGCGTAGCCCATTGATGAAAATCTTTGGCGTATGCTGAATTAACTTGTTCGGGCAAGTGTTCACCCATCATTTGTCGTGGTTGAGAGATTTTTGTTGGTATTTCTTCCTTGGTCAAGGTAGCCTGTCGCTTAACCGATGGGCGTGCTTCCATGTCAGTTTTTGGTACAAACTTCAAGATGATGGCATCTTTTCTGATAGTTTTCCAGTTCTTTCTCGCGTACTGCTCAAGCATCTTCTGAGTTTGCTCGCTGTTAAGGGCCCTCTCGATCTCCTCTttagtttttattgaattacTTCTGGGAAAAGGGATTGGGACAAGAAGTCCTTCTGGTTCAGAATTTGAGTTGGCACGAGTAGTTTTCGATAGCTCGGGTTTTTGAATTTTAGTCATTTCTTGGAAACCCGTACGCGCTTGCTGATACTCCTGAAGAACGGCTGCATTCTGTGTGTCCTCATTGATCATCTGATATTGTCGATGCTGTTCTTGTGGAAGTAGTTGCATGACCCCACTTTGATCATAAGCATACATGGGGGTATTTGGAACTGATGGCCCAAGAGGAATAATATCTGGAATCTGTTGCTTTAATGAATCAACTAAGCTCCTTGATGGGCTCTGCGTATTTGGCTTCATACGAATATAATCAATTTCAGATCCTTGTCCACCCTCACGATCGTATACGTCGATGCTTGGAAAAGCTCTTTGTAACCATGACTGAGCATGTTGTGTATTATGAAGCTGATAAGGATTATATAGTTGATGTTGTTGTGGTCGTTGTTGTGGTAGCTGTTGTGGTCGCTGCTGTTGTGGTCGTTGTGGTTGCTGTTTTGGTCTTTGTTGTAGatgttgctttttttgttttttggtagcTGGTACAATCGATGGATTGACTGCGATTCCTCTCTTTGCAAGTTCATTTTCAAAACCTGGGGGAGCTAGAAAGTAAGTGGCATCATCCTCTTCTGCATTTAAACCCATCGATTTGGCCTCAGGATCGGATAAAACCAACATCATTCGCGATTCTTCTTCTTCAAGAGGAGAACCCAAGAGGAACCATTTTTTCTTCCACCAGTCTTCTTTGAAGATTTTATCCCACTTCCACCAATCGCCTGCTTTTTTCAAACCAATTCCTTTCCAAATATTCCACCAACCGAATTTCGACAACCATGATCCAACTTTTTTAATTGAGCCAAGTGtgaactataaaaaaattatataaattatgaAGATTTTGAAATCAATAGGAAAATTGCTGACTTACATTGTCTTCTTCAATTGGATCGCCCACCTCGGGCTCCACCGCTGCAGGTTCTTCTGCAGGTGCAGCTTCCTCTTCAGCAGCAGCGGCTGGTTCTTCTGCTGCTGCAGCACTAACTTCTCCCTCTGCAGCTGGTTCAGCTGCTGGTTCTTCTTCCTGGGCTTTAACTGCATGATTGAAAGCCACTGCCACGATCAACGCAAGCAATAAATACTTGGTTATCTAAACACGATATTAAgaaagttatttattttattatttccatTAACACGGCACAATCACTGAAAACTTACTCTTGCCATCGTTTTTCAAACTATCactataacttttttaattccACCTGATCAAGAGGTGATAGAACTATTCACTTTCGCTGTTCAAACTTGAATGTCTCAAATGGCTCAATGGTCAATCAGAAAATAGGGTTTACAAGTGGAACTAACCATAAACGCATTGTTTAGTGATATGCACATTTGCTATAGAGTGCAATTTTCGTCAGATTTGAATTGGGGTCTTTacgtgaattatttttttgctgacATTGAAAAACGTATtggtttaattcttttttgttttatcatttcATTGCGAAATCGGGTGTTTCATCGTTCAACGTATGGCCtcttttggttattatttttttttttcttttttataattaattcttttttgatGATTTCGACTATTTGTTATTGTTGGAAAAGTGTAATTGCAATAATTGGAAcatttaattgaataaaatcATTGTTATGGCAATAAGCTGTCGTCGACCTTAGTCTTTGTTTTAAGAGATGATATGATGTGAATTTTGCTAAGTAAGCAATTTTCAGTTAGAATTCTTCAATGCAAATGAGTAATGAGATGATCTTTGTTGAGAAACAAATTCTTGGAAAGAAGATGTCATAGAACTTGCAACAATGAAGCTATTTCACAAACCTTGGAAAATGAAATAGTATGGGTATTATAAATAACTGTTGAATGAAAAtagtttgatttaaataaaattgttactcATGTTGAGAAAATGAGCacggtaacattttttttattagaacgACTTctaatcatttttgtttacttagTATTTATATACAAAAGTTTCAGATTTCCAATATAGTATTGGAGTTGGAGATGAGCTTGGGTAGTAACGTCAAgtggaaaactaatttttgtttgtacatGCATAGTTGGGAGATGTTCTGGCTGAAAGTTTGAACTCTTGATTTAACCCATACAGGGTATTTATTTTGGCGTGAATTTGTGACTCATCAACAGATAATATAGAATATAACTATTTATACAAGTTTATTGCTCTACTGTTTACTGTTGTAGGTTttgaatatacatacatattacacAAGTACATACagttgtttattttaaatacgTAATGTAAAAACAATGAATAAATGAGCAGGTTCGGAAACGTTCGATAttaatttttgtcatgttgCAATCCCCATATAGtacagtgcatttatgatgttcatatatggccgacccagcagtttgtaccacccctgATTTTTCGCCTCTTGATTACATTTTTTGGCAgtcatcttggattttagttttaattacaTATCTCGACTTGTGTTCAACCTAGGTAAAAGTTGGTGGTACAAAAAACGTAGACAATTAAATTTCGGGtctttttttcgatattctgaatatttaaaaagttacaagccaaaaaagtaaaaaaaaagaaaatttttaagttttgagcactttttatcaaaattaaaaaaaaaaccttctgaGAAAAgattgttcaaaaattttctacaactcagctgtacaacttttttttggtatcgctatgaatacaaaaattattaatacttttttttttttttaaataccccCTTTTCACCAAATgaaaactgctgggtcaaattataaatgcactggactaataGTAGTCATATTCGACCTTTGCGACCTGAAATCAACTCGTGAAAATTCAAGTTTCGAATCTCTGATTTTAGCCGGCAATTTATTAATCGATATTGAAGTTTTTGAATCAATGAAAACTTAGTAAAATGAATGAATGACAAATTGGATTATTTCATTTAGATTTACATCTAATCTTACCGACTAGAGACACTGCAGCGCTAGAAACTAAGTCCATCGGCTGATATAACACAAGAAATTAACATAGCACAGAAAGACAAAGaagaggaaaaacaaaaaaccgaacTACGTGGCAcggaaaaaaattggatttagtattttaaataattttaaaaacataattgaTATGCCATCTTTAAGAAATCGTCAATAAACTTcttaaaacaatgtttttaaaaagaatattttttcatatgaaaaattactttaaacaaaatcagcagactattttattttttttttgtttgaaaaatgtttgaaattttttatatacagatACAGACTACACtccgattttttttgaaagcgaTATCATTACACCAGCGTAAACCGTCAAtacccgcaattccgtccgtgcgtctgtgcggttgtgcgtccatctgtacacattttcacagcctaaacgggtggatggattttcttcaaatttggtacacatgatttttatggaattctgaaagttggttttttttttgtttttttttatatctcgtttagaacgtatacctcccatacaaaaaaatacgatattacgaatttgtcgaaaacggctctaacgattttgattaaactttgtatacgtaatatttaaagcagtggcaataaaactgcatttttattttttctcaaaaaagtcaaataacaaaaaaaattttttttcatttaacaaaattttgccctaaatgtcggctcttccccaatatcaatttttttttaaatttagatccagcttttaaaatctacaagtagactaacataaaagtgctttgaactgcaagagcaagtacgtgcgaccccagtcgtgcattttattttatttctttttataactTAACAAGGAGTATGTAATTATTTTGGAAGCTTCATATAGTTTATTGCATATTCtacaaattttcatatttatcCATTAAACGGGTTTTCTGTTATGTAAGATCGAACTGctgagcaatttaaaaaaaaagtaaatatccagaaaggttttttttaagtgaaaaagtacaGAAGTGAACATTTACAAACATATAAtaggcaggttcagaaacgttagggactaaatatttaggtaaattTCCCGTCTGATTGATTAGCTGCCAAaaaaagttaggcaagaaaaatcTACCTAACTTGTTTTACTCGGCTACctaaatttccgttcagaaattGAGGTTGAAtgtttagtccctaacgttttcTGAACGTGTCCGTGTCCAATGTGATGGTTTTTTCCCACTAGAAACCCTAGAAAGTGATGCAGATGgcttcgaaaatatttttgattttgcaaTAGATATTTAAATGTTTCTCTTACTTTAACACACCGTAGATACCTTAAACTTActaaaaattgtaataatttaaGCCACAAATAAAGTCCACTTTTTTCATAATGTTGATTGggcaataaataaatattgtattgtattttgtttttattcataaataaatattgtatttattattattttatatttattcattGTGAACTTAAAACTTTATAACATTTTTactattaagaaaaattattaagaaaaaattgaaatatttggCCAATACCTTTAAACTAAAAGAATGAAGAATGAAAAGCACAAAACAAATCTCAATTGTTTGTTCctttagagcccccgcacactacaaactttctatcggccgacagtttagtcggtctAGCGTTTAATTATTCATTGATTGTAGAGACTATCAACAAACAAAATCGTCACAAACGATTAGGTATattcatctttaaaaaaataccacCAAAGAAAAACAACTCAAATTTGCTCTTAAATAATTACATTTTCCATTAAGAGAACAACACATTATTCAATATTCCATTCTGCATAAATgaatatacaataaaaaaaaataaaaaaattgggcTCAACCGGGATTTGAACCCGGGACCTCTCGCACCCAAAGCGAGAATCATACCCCTAGACCATTGAGCCTCTTGAAAGAAGtaatactaaaataaaaaataagcaaCACGGTCCATTAGGGAatttatgattgaaaaaaaaatattttattatgctCCACATAATAAACTGAATCATGTTCAACGTCTAAAACATAATCTTTTGtaattttgatacaaaaacattaaaaaaaaaattaggtacttACAGAAAATAACAaacttaaaacattta includes the following:
- the LOC129914103 gene encoding uncharacterized protein LOC129914103 isoform X2, with the protein product MARITKYLLLALIVAVAFNHAVKAQEEEPAAEPAAEGEVSAAAAEEPAAAAEEEAAPAEEPAAVEPEVGDPIEEDNFTLGSIKKVGSWLSKFGWWNIWKGIGLKKAGDWWKWDKIFKEDWWKKKWFLLGSPLEEEESRMMLVLSDPEAKSMGLNAEEDDATYFLAPPGFENELAKRGIAVNPSIVPATKKQKKQHLQQRPKQQPQRPQQQRPQQLPQQRPQQHQLYNPYQLHNTQHAQSWLQRAFPSIDVYDREGGQGSEIDYIRMKPNTQSPSRSLVDSLKQQIPDIIPLGPSVPNTPMYAYDQSGVMQLLPQEQHRQYQMINEDTQNAAVLQEYQQARTGFQEMTKIQKPELSKTTRANSNSEPEGLLVPIPFPRSNSIKTKEEIERALNSEQTQKMLEQYARKNWKTIRKDAIILKFVPKTDMEARPSVKRQATLTKEEIPTKISQPRQMMGEHLPEQVNSAYAKDFHQWATQQERTMQMQDQQQRSRQMNPVQMQPVSVQQPREEISQMTMQQMPMMQQGITTLQEPRQMMIQTPQQTPIMPIQDPRQAPHEHTPMMQQQPVMQQQNPTSQQQTMIQQEPRQWVQEQPSMHQIPRQWIQEQPQQQQMIIQQEIIPQQEPRQWIQEQQWMPVDPSILEELKPRQMTHQTMDHTIQTQQRTEGLTVSDEGKLDMKEDQHPIVSEMGPQTEDNARFFKKVLLKSRPTSGAHYETHNYNVYTSGSGGYGGGHGGGYGVGSSYGSGSGYGGGSAGYGGGSAGYGGGSAGYGSGSGYSTGSYGEQSYGSHGGGYGGSSGGYGGGHSGGHSGGYGSGHGGGYGGGHSGGYSSGHGSSYGSGHSAGYGAGHGSSYGGGHGGGYRTAEMGENPTNINKHQDPNPYSSSTIVHTYPKILQHVDETKMLSYSSESPQNQLAETNSEDSGNQNERTITEQLSPADKASRYQGCFGNQEAPFVGEINFFSYTPDVMQPFMGLRDVDREDDPWHRPHSYHDGNLYHYSTGRNRVRRESAASSFGSTKKMYLYEIGDYSQWKAKKQLEQIISALKEPFNFNPSPNGYPFTFSPFRSTSGTTTKITIKPPVVNYYKNDDEDIIIDSGVGQRMDNIF
- the LOC129914103 gene encoding uncharacterized protein LOC129914103 isoform X1, coding for MARITKYLLLALIVAVAFNHAVKAQEEEPAAEPAAEGEVSAAAAEEPAAAAEEEAAPAEEPAAVEPEVGDPIEEDNFTLGSIKKVGSWLSKFGWWNIWKGIGLKKAGDWWKWDKIFKEDWWKKKWFLLGSPLEEEESRMMLVLSDPEAKSMGLNAEEDDATYFLAPPGFENELAKRGIAVNPSIVPATKKQKKQHLQQRPKQQPQRPQQQRPQQLPQQRPQQHQLYNPYQLHNTQHAQSWLQRAFPSIDVYDREGGQGSEIDYIRMKPNTQSPSRSLVDSLKQQIPDIIPLGPSVPNTPMYAYDQSGVMQLLPQEQHRQYQMINEDTQNAAVLQEYQQARTGFQEMTKIQKPELSKTTRANSNSEPEGLLVPIPFPRSNSIKTKEEIERALNSEQTQKMLEQYARKNWKTIRKDAIILKFVPKTDMEARPSVKRQATLTKEEIPTKISQPRQMMGEHLPEQVNSAYAKDFHQWATQQERTMQMQDQQQRSRQMNPVQMQPVSVQQPREEISQMTMQQMPMMQQGITTLQEPRQMMIQTPQQTPIMPIQDPRQAPHEHTPMMQQQPVMQQQNPTSQQQTMIQQEPRQWVQEQPSMHQIPRQWIQEQPQQQQMIIQQEIIPQQEPRQWIQEQQWMPVDPSILEELKPRQMTHQTMDHTIQTQQRTEGLTVSDEGKLDMKEDQHPIVSEMGPQTEDNARFFKKVLLKSRPTSGAHYETHNYNVYTSGSGGYGGGHGGGYGVGSSYGSGSGYGGGSAGYGGGSAGYGGGSAGYGSGSGYSTGSYGEQSYGSHGGGYGGSSGGYGGGHSGGHSGGYGSGHGGGYGGGHSGGYSSGHGSSYGSGHSAGYGAGHGSSYGGGHGGGYRTAEMGENPTNINKHQDPNPYSSSTIVHTYPKILQHVDETKMLSYSSESPQNQLAETNSEDSGNQNERTITEQLSPADKASRFRYQGCFGNQEAPFVGEINFFSYTPDVMQPFMGLRDVDREDDPWHRPHSYHDGNLYHYSTGRNRVRRESAASSFGSTKKMYLYEIGDYSQWKAKKQLEQIISALKEPFNFNPSPNGYPFTFSPFRSTSGTTTKITIKPPVVNYYKNDDEDIIIDSGVGQRMDNIF
- the LOC129914103 gene encoding uncharacterized protein LOC129914103 isoform X3 is translated as MARITKYLLLALIVAVAFNHAVKAQEEEPAAEPAAEGEVSAAAAEEPAAAAEEEAAPAEEPAAVEPEVGDPIEEDNFTLGSIKKVGSWLSKFGWWNIWKGIGLKKAGDWWKWDKIFKEDWWKKKWFLLGSPLEEEESRMMLVLSDPEAKSMGLNAEEDDATYFLAPPGFENELAKRGIAVNPSIVPATKKQKKQHLQQRPKQQPQRPQQQRPQQLPQQRPQQHQLYNPYQLHNTQHAQSWLQRAFPSIDVYDREGGQGSEIDYIRMKPNTQSPSRSLVDSLKQQIPDIIPLGPSVPNTPMYAYDQSGVMQLLPQEQHRQYQMINEDTQNAAVLQEYQQARTGFQEMTKIQKPELSKTTRANSNSEPEGLLVPIPFPRSNSIKTKEEIERALNSEQTQKMLEQYARKNWKTIRKDAIILKFVPKTDMEARPSVKRQATLTKEEIPTKISQPRQMMGEHLPEQVNSAYAKDFHQWATQQERTMQMQDQQQRSRQMNPVQMQPVSVQQPREEISQMTMQQMPMMQQGITTLQEPRQMMIQTPQQTPIMPIQDPRQAPHEHTPMMQQQPVMQQQNPTSQQQTMIQQEPRQWVQEQPSMHQIPRQWIQEQPQQQQMIIQQEIIPQQEPRQWIQEQQWMPVDPSILEELKPRQMTHQTMDHTIQTQQRTEGLTVSDEGKLDMKEDQHPIVSEMGPQTEDNARFFKKVLLKSRPTSGAHYETHNYNVYTSGSGGYGGGHGGGYGVGSSYGSGSGYGGGSAGYGGGSAGYGGGSAGYGSGSGYSTGSYGEQSYGSHGGGYGGSSGGYGGGHSGGHSGGYGSGHGGGYGGGHSGGYSSGHGSSYGSGHSAGYGAGHGSSYGGGHGGGYRTAEMGENPTATIF